The stretch of DNA cccccacccaggtgactCAGTACCTCTATTCAGCCTAGCCtttaaaggcttcggcctagtatgtaaacgggagccgaggtgctgttgagagggaaggttttataggtgcagtagcagtgtagccgccgctagagggcgctggtttccaacctggttcttttcccagcatgcacttttgtctgatttgtgagttctggaacacgtgctTTTGGGGCTTTTACCCGGCCCAGGTGTGACATGTCTTTAGAAACGGTATGGCTTGCTCTCATATTtacatgcggcattgtgtcaaaatttgaacgcaatcagtcaagcggttttggtgaaatgtggatactaacggacatggccagtttacatttatacacacacacacacacacacacacagagagagagagagagagagagagattattattattattattattattattattattattatacgtttagaagacatcagaaggcagccctgcatagggaagctgtttaaagtttaaagttttattatgtattcataaGTGGCTGGGTTCaaataaattgttgctgttatGCCTTCAAGGATAAAAAGAAACGTGTGTGATTCTTCAAAGGAAATGGTGCAATCCTGCAGTTCTGGGTTCCTTACTTGGCAGCTGGACTGTGGGCATCCAGGTCCCTGCCAATGGGTCCcagcagagggtgtgtgtgtgtggagaagtccctttgttcttttcttccccctcctccccctcaccACCACCTTCCCCCATTCAGCATCTTATTTTTGTCCTCCCCTGCCACCCACCTCCCTTGTTCACTTTTCCaattccctgtacagtggtacctcggtttgcgaccacaattggttctggggagccagTTGCTCCCCAAGTTGCTTGCTCCCTGAttcatgcttctgcgcatgcacgaagtgccgatagagcgctctGCGCACGCATGCGCTGCGCAGATCTCTTCTGCACATCCGGGCGCTGCGGAACCTGgttgtaaacacttccaggtccgtggtggtcggaaaccgaagcggttgcTCCCCGAGGCGGTAGcatacagaggtaccactgtattgcaatttATAGATGCGGGCGGCCAGGGCATTAGtggcaagaaagtggaagagtgagaaCTTACCCACTGTAATGGAGTGGCAAAGGCTCATGCTAGAATATGTACAACTGGCTAAACTTACTGACTCAGTAAGGGGATCATCAACACAAAATGTATCCAAAGAATGgagtgtttacaaaaaaatattttaaaaagtattatccTAACAATTCTATACTAGCAGATATAGAATAACGTTTGAAAACACAAAAGTGAGATCAGGAAAaaccaagaaaagaaaggaggaaattcaTAATGCAGGCCTGTGGAAAATAAAGAATCTGCTATTGTATTGTTAAAAGGACGGGAAGTATTTAAGAGGGAGGAAATAGGACAAAATACAAGGATGGCATACTCTTCACATTGCGAAGaagtatttattttgaattatataatttgttttgcatattattttttatttttgtatgtgattcAATGAGAAGAAAATTTATGCTGTACTTGTATATATGTTATGTTTTGTATtaaacaataaagtatttcttaaaaaaaaagatgtgggCAGAATGTGCACTGTcacccctcctctcctttccaatgcccccctccccacttccaggggCTCCTTTTGCCCAATCGCCCAGGAAACATCTGATTTAGGGGGAACACTTCAGGTTTGTTTTGGACCACAGGGGCCCATAGAGCTACGAGTGGAAGAGCAGCGCCTGCCTTTGTTGCACGGCGGAGGAATATTTGTGTAGAATTTTCATCTTTTCTTAACACAGGCAAAAAGGTACTGTTGGCAGTGTTTACATAAATGATTACAAACATACATTTAAACatacatttaaattgtttttcccGTGTGAGTTTGCTGATGTCTTCTACGGTTTCTCCCTCGTGTGAGTTTGTAGATGTACATTAAAgcctccactctgactgaagcattttccacactcaaaacatttataaggtttctcccctgtgtgagttcgctgatggatTCTTAGCGCTCCtctatgactgaagctctttccacactccatacattcaaatggtttctcccctgtgtgagttcgccgaTGGATTCTTAGCGTTTTgctatcactgaagctctttccacactccatacatttaaatggtttctcccctgtgtgagttcgccgaTGGATTCTTAGCGTTCCgctatcactgaagctctttccacactccatacatttaaatggtttctcccctgtgtgagttcgccgaTGGATTCTTAGCGCTCCTCTATGACTGAAGTTCTTtgcacactccatacattcaaatggtttctcccctgtgtgagttcgccgaTGGATTCTTAGCGCTCCtctatgactgaagctctttccacactccatgcatttaaatggtttctcccctgtgtgagttcgctgatggatTCTTAGCGTTCCgctatcactgaagctctttccacactccatacatttaaatggtttctcccctgtgtgagttcgctgatggatTCTTAGTGTTCCGCTatcattgaagctctttccacactctatgcacttaaatggtttctgccctgtgtgagttcgttgatgcttTTTAAgggttccactctgactgaagctctttccacactccatacatttaaacggtcttgcccctgtgtgagttcgctgatggatTCTTAGCATTCCgctatcactgaagctctttccacactccatgcatttaaatggtttctcccctgtgtgagttcgttgatggtttttaaggtgtccactctgactgaagctctttccacactccatacatttaaatggtttctcccctgtgtgagttcgttgatggtttttaaggtgtccactctgactgaagctctttccacactccatacatttaaatggtttctcccctgtgtgagttcgttgatggtttttaaggtgtccactctgactgaagctctttccacactccatacatttaaatggtttctcccctgtgtgagtttgttgatggtttttaaggtgtccactctcactgaagctctttccacactccatacatttaaatggtttctcccctgtgtgagttctttgatggtttttaaggtgtccactctgactgaagctctttccacactccatacatttaaacggtcttgcccctgtgtgagttcgctgatggatTCTTAGCATTCCACTGAAGTCCTTTCCACAATCCATacctttaaatggtttctccactGTTTCAGTTCATTGATGTGAACTAAGGGTGTTCACTTACTGAATCACATTGTACATTCCACATATATAAATTGTTTATTCGCAGTTCCTAAAGAAATTACAGATTGCAGATCTTCTCTATTGCTTGCTTCCGAGTAGGGGGAAAGGAAATCCTTTAAAGAAGAGAACAAAGAAATATAACACACATCAAGTGACTTTGGTGccttctcttattttaacatctcatACACTCTTTCCTCTTATATGttccattttttaaggaaatgaaATAATGTCAGATAATAGTAATGCATCATCAACTTTTAATGATCAATTATCAATTACTGTATCTACTCTGGAGTTGAAAACTACTCATTTGGAGGAGCCGGAGGAGCAAGATAGCGCCTGAAGCAAGTCTCCTGTGAGCCTCAGCAGAGTGAGTaggagcttttaaaaataaaaattatgcgGAAAAAGACATACTCCCACAAAACAAGGTTATATCCCAGCCAGAGGAGGACTCTGGAAGTCGCCGGACGGCATTTTAAAATATCCTCCCTTCCTTTGAGGCTCTTCTAAAGCCCCTTTGAAATCCCGCTGAAGCCATCCAAAACTCTTTGAGGTTATCTAAGACTATTTGAGGCTAATTACAACGCTCCAAGTTTCCTTCAAACAAAGCCCTCAAATGGGACAAATTAACCCAAATCTAGTCCGGGGATGGTACTCACAAAACAGAGTTATAAAGAACTGGGAATTTCTCTTACACAAGctgcagaaacctcccccccccccaagaaagagcAGGCCAAAATCTTATATTATTTCTAACCAAAAGCAAATGCTACAAGAAACATGGAGATCCTGCATTCTCACGAGTGGTCTGTTGACCGCACCTGGTACGGGAAGGATATGGAAGCcaacagaggaggggagggagtggaTCTGGCAAATGAGCTGAAACAGGCAACCTTAGAAAGTGAGGTCCCTGAGGCCCAACTGGAGCAGGAACCACTATGGGGAAACTCAGAAACTAGGACAAACTCTGCTTGGAGAGAAGGCGGGGTCCCCTCCCTTGACTGAGTCGGAGAAGTAGCTGAACAACCTAGGTGTGCAATACTTGGACTTGGACAACTATCCCTACATTCTGATAGGGCTGTACAAAGATCTGCAGAAAAAACCTttttccgagcttcaaaatttccaaaaATTTTAGGAGAGGGGagtttaagtgggggggggaggaaaaggaggcaaaagttctcttcccccccacaccagcactcttcccccccccgcgCATGTTTTCCGGCATCTGCCCACACTCCCCATTCGCCCATGCGAGTCCTAGTGCTTCTGTCTCCActttgggcagcatgacaaagcggctGTGCATCCCTGGCACGGCGAGTgccgagaggaggaggcggctgctCTCAACTGCGCTCCTAGCTGGAAGCTGAGACGGGTGGGCTGGAGCCTGGGAATGCGCCGCCCATGCTGCCTCGCCTGAACCTCGCTTGGAGTCAGgcttggaagtggggagggagggaaggcgagGGGGCGGGAAGGTCCACCTGCCCAGCATAGTATCCCCCCAAACACCGCCTCTCTGCTCGATGGGGGAGAATCACCAACTTCCAAGTCTCCCTACTCCGGAGTCACTTACACTCCACTTTGGACCAAGGAAAGAGGCGCTTCCcagcagagggaagggaaaggaaggaagctatGGCAGTCACTGCTGGGGATAAGCCAAAATTGGAacacgttcgacttccgaaaaaagtttgaaaCCCGGAACTAACAAATTCAATTAATCGTGATAATGGACTACAGGAACCCTTTAATTTCAGTAGCAATCTTCCTAATCCCTTAGACATGAGAATTTATATAGAGGTAATACTGGAAATCTGGTGAAAtcataactgtcaagttctccctttttaaagggaaattcccttatgctgaataggcttctttgcgagaaaagggaaaacttgacagctatgggtgaaatggagagggggagtggGGATTTTGATACATTTTAACCGTAGTGAAATGTCTCACTGCATAGTGAAAGGGCTTACCTCTCAATTTCCCCTTCACgtttctgtatttttctgtttcaagCAAGATGTGCTTAGACTTGTGTATCAGTCTCTCCTGTGTGGAACAAGTAAAAGAGAAGTGCTGTTTACGTCATTTGTGACTGTCAAAGTATTCAGAAACATTCATCTTTTGAAGCAAAGACAACAAATTACCTGGGGGCCATAATAAATGTATAGTGGCCTAAACCTTTGTAAACAGCaggcgaatgctgcgggttgtggaCCAGGAAAGCTCACGCCACCATTAACCTGTGAGTTTCTTTGTGGGTTTTGCACAGCTGTTTTGGAATTCACACTACAATATCAGCTCACAAAATGTTACAGGCAAAATTACAGCATTGCTATAAAAAATgatccctttctctctcacacagtgtTGGAGATATGGCAATCTCACACACCTCGCTTGTAATACTGGCAATCCTTGGCCTGCATTGTCTATCCTGATAATGGgtctttgccatagctgccaagtttccccttttctggtgaggaagcctattcagcataagggaaaatcccttaaaaaaagggataccttggcagctatggtctttgCCCTTGAAGCAGCCTAGACTGGGAAGGTGCATGCATTGTGTCTCAGCTTGTAACTCCCTCTGACATcacctaaacaaaaaaaaaaagtaatagaaAGGCTATCCATATGTAAATTATATACAAATCCTGAAAGAATTTCCATAGTGGAATCTcctgagaggaaggagagaggaacttCCTGCCCTTTGCTCTCCAACTGGACCAATAGCCTGGCTTGGTGTAATGCAGCAGCGCTTCAGGAGCCCCTAGCAGCAGCTGGCCTGGgtcatgggggaaggagaggccaGCTTCCaggaaggaggggtgggtggcGAATTGGACCCCTTCCATTTTCAGGGATCCCTCTCTCCAAGGCAGATTTCTGGCAGGAGGGAAAAGCCAAGGCAGCCCCTCCGGAGATTCCCCCACCAGCGCCCAAGTGGGAGACCTCCCTTCCAAAGGGagctagggcatagctgccaagttctcccttttttaaagggaaattccattatgctgaataggcttcctcgcgagaaaaggggaaacttggcagctatggctaggggCAAAGGTggggtggagcagcaaatgtaGATTTCACCTGGAAGGGACTGATAAAAGGTCCCTCGGGCGCCTGCCTTGAGCGCGCCACTCTCCCTGGGCCCGGCGCGATCCGGAGGGAGGAGCGAGCGAGCGGCAGCCCGCAACACAGCCACCACGTCTCCGAGGACATGGGGGCAAGAGCCCGCGCCCAGGCAGGTGGTGGGTTCGGGtgccaaagaaaaagaacctCGCCAGAGACAGAAGCGACCTCCCTCGGAAGGTGAAAGGCAGGGGGCTGCTTGGGGGCTGTGGGCTAAActgaaacccccacccccccccaactgcgcTGCCACCCTGGGCTTGAAGCACGTGTTGCTGCTCCAGTCCCACCCACACATCCCAAGAGACCAccagtaaaataaaattttaaaagagtCGCTGGGGATGGGGCGCTTGGAAATGCATGGAACCTCTTAGTTTGGCAATGAAGCCAAAGAAAACGTGCGCACGCACACAAAAATAGGAAAGCGCTGCCTTCCCGGCAAGAAGCAGCCACCCCTCCGTCCCCAAAGGCAGCTCTCTGACACAAACGCCAGGCCGGCCAGGCTGCGTGCCTTCTTCCTTTCAGGACGCCGCAGGGGGTGGTTGAGTGAGTCAGGGCTTTCGGGGCTACTGGGCGGGCCGCGAAGGCATCCTCCGGGCGCAGAGGGTGGGGGGACCCCCGtgggtgcgtggggggggggcgcccgccGAGGGATCCATGCACCATGGTGCCACtgaagcttaagacggccctggcaggcAGGTAGTCCTCACACCTAACTGGCGCCGGTAAAGCAATAGACGTCCCGGCTCGGGAAAGATTTAGCCTGAAGGCTTAGGCTGCAGTCTTCCTGCATCATCTCCTCCCACCCGCCGTGGAGTAATAATTGTGCCCTGTGTGGGTTTCCAGGGAAATCCACCTTGTTCCAGCTAATATGTCGGGTCATTCTTTCAAGGGGATTCCTTCAAGAAGAAAAGGTTGGAACCACTtagccgcagggggggggggaggatttcatGGGAGCAAAACGTAAGAAAAAGATGCAGTTCCGGAAGCTACAGAAAAACGAATGTGTTGTAAACACAAACCCCTACACGAAAATCTTGCAGATTACATTGGTGTAATTTGAAGCAAAGACCTCTCTTTATTTAATtatagaatgaaagaaaaatattgagATACACTGAACCATCTCCCCTGTAAAGTGAGCATATTAATGCAACTGGAATAATTCTtctagcttttgttgttgttgttgcttttgggcAGTATCATAGCCAGATGTATGGTTTTCTGCTGTATTTTGGACCAAAGGGTGCATACTTTTGACTTTAATGCTTACAGACATGACTGCTATATCTCTGTCAAATGACATTTTATAATTGACATTTTATAATTTCTATCTTATAATTGTTATTGAAAGCCAAGTCTTAATTGCAGGACTTGTtaaatgtgggaaaataaaaCGAAGCTTTTGAGAGTGCAGAAAGAAAAGTACAAGAAAAGAATGTCATTGGAGGAGCTAACCTTCTAACCctttacaaatatttttatttaattaaatgtaAACCAAGCTTTTCAATTTGTATGTTGTGATCTTTCTATAAAATGTTGCCAGAGACAATGAACCTAATGAATCTTAGctaattaaaaacacagcaaatcTTGACAAAGAAAGGATGCTTTAGATGGATTTTCTTCCACTTCTCCGCATAGGCCTTTAAGATTTTTATCCATTTTCCTTGCCAAAATTGACCCATTAGTTCTATAGCAACAGAATTCTGTGCTGTGCTTTGAATATTGGTCAGTCTCTGTTTGCTTAATTGCATGCGTaggtagatcatagaatcatagagttggaagagaccacaagggccatccagtccaaccccctgccaagcaggaaagaccatcaaagcattcttgacatatgcctgtcaagcctctgcttaaagacctccaaagaaggagactccaccacactccttggtagcaaattccactgtcaacaaGCTTCACTTTTGTGGGCATCTCCTTGCCCCTCCTCCCTGACACAGCTGCACCTGCAGGCTTGTGTTTATGTTTATGTCTCAGCTTCTGAAAAGACTTTGAAGACTGACCTTCGTTCCCACGGGACTGCACGGCTGATGACGCCATCTCCCCCTGagatttgcaactggcgccctcagcCATTTCCATTGAAGCATTCTGTGCAGCCACTTGTTCCAGCTCTAACGctacagccagctcctgctgcaattcccaagtggcgccctcagctcttgcattcactggagacagccagctcttcctgtggtttgcaaCCGGGTGCCCCAGCACTCCAGCAATCATTTGGGAATCAccatcacagcttcctccccctccaagagCTAGCTTCAATGATTCCCACATCTCGCGAGCCGAATTGCATGCACCAACATAAATAAATTGTCCCGGACATAAACTTAGGATAATCATTCCTTTCTGGTGGGCAGTAAAACTTTCACAGTGATTAATGACTGTGAGGACAGTGGACTGTCAGAAGCTGCAGCATTTTTCCTGGTTAGTAAGAGAGATGGAACACTCCCCCCCCTGTATACCTCCCTGCTTCTAACCGGGAAATATGCTGCAGCTCCTCACAGTCCATAAAACTTCAGGCTGCACAGATCAAAGTCTCTTACCTTCTCTACTCTTTGCTCAAAGTTTTCAGTATCCTGCAGCTGCAATCGGAACACGCTGCTGCCTTTCTGCTGCCTGGGTCAGAACACCAGCCAGTTCTGCCATCCCCTCGGCGATTAGCCATTCCAATTTCTGGGCAAGAGAACTaacattacaatagtacaaccaagggaaatatacatcatgtgatacattcaacatcctcttccaagcctgttcctgtttaaggtggaacagaatctactatgaaatcctaacactCTCAACCCAACAGGGATGGAATACTTTTATAGACTGGGGGCTGCAATCCAGTGATGGGAGGGGCCAGaagtaaaagtgggtggggcaaggctggtaagggacgtggccttgagggctgcattcagcttctaggccagaggttccccaccgctGTTCTACAACACTCAGGCGTGCCTGTTTAAAAGACACAACCAGCGTGCTTCCCTTTCTGCTGAGATGACATTTTCACAGCCTTTGATTTTATGattccaggaatcttttttttatatcagcagtgatcaggaatggtgccaaagcAGGTTTGCcttacaaaacacaaacaaagcaGGGGGGAGTCCAGGAATGCAGGACCGGATCAATCTTTAGCCTCCAAGGCTATTTCTCAAGTGCACGGTTACATGCCTCTCCTCCTTAGTCACCTCTGCACCTCAGGTGATTAAAGTAGTTGATAATCATCTGACTGAACACACAAAGCAAAAACTTGCCGATGTGCACATCAGGTCTATGGCTGGCCCCTGAAGATTGTACTTGATGACAACACATCCAAGAGGAGCATCACAAACCGTTGGAATGTAAACGGACACCACAATTAAGGCGGCTGGGAACA from Zootoca vivipara chromosome Z, rZooViv1.1, whole genome shotgun sequence encodes:
- the LOC132591503 gene encoding oocyte zinc finger protein XlCOF6-like, coding for MEKPFKGMDCGKDFSGMLRIHQRTHTGARPFKCMECGKSFSQSRHLKKHQRTHTGQKPFKCIECGKSFSDSGTLRIHQRTHTGEKPFKCMECGKSFSQSGNLKKHQRTHTGEKPFKCMECGKSFSQSGHLKNHQRTHTGEKPFKCMECGKSFSESGTLRIHQRTHTGARPFKCMECGKSFSESGCLKKHQRTHTGQKPFKCIECGKSFSDSRTLRIHQRTHTGEKPFKCMECGKSFSDSGTLRIHQRTHTGEKPFKCMECGKSFSHSGALRIHRRTHTGEKPFECMECGKNFSHRGALRIHQRTHTGEKPFKCMECGKSFSDSKTLRIHRRTHTGEKPFECMECGKSFSQSGHLKNHQRTHTGEKPFKCMECGKSFKDSSSVKIHQRTHTGARPFKCMECGKSFSQSGHLKNHQRTHTGEKPFKCMECGKSFSESGHLKNHQQTHTGEKPFKCMECGKSFSQSGHLKNHQRTHTGEKPFKCMECGKSFSQSGHLKNHQRTHTGEKPFKCMECGKSFSQSGHLKNHQRTHTGEKPFKCMECGKSFSDSGMLRIHQRTHTGARPFKCMECGKSFSQSGTLKKHQRTHTGQKPFKCIECGKSFNDSGTLRIHQRTHTGEKPFKCMECGKSFSDSGTLRIHQRTHTGEKPFKCMECGKSFSHRGALRIHRRTHTGEKPFECMECAKNFSHRGALRIHRRTHTGEKPFKCMECGKSFSDSGTLRIHRRTHTGEKPFKCMECGKSFSDSKTLRIHRRTHTGEKPFECMECGKSFSHRGALRIHQRTHTGEKPYKCFECGKCFSQSGGFNVHLQTHTREKP